A stretch of the Flavobacterium aquiphilum genome encodes the following:
- a CDS encoding helix-turn-helix domain-containing protein encodes MDNNNETQGGVLGVGDRIKILRAAQNRTMQEVADACELSKSMISKIENNKTIPSVATLVKIAKVLGTNVSNLLEQEGWSKAIVTPRIEAEGGLVKTEKGYSIFPYASEFHGKKMQPFLFVVKKDEVIPHLLSHDGEEFVFVVDGAMKMQVGDSEYLLKTGDSLYFNSTQRHGIMPVSDEVTYIDIFV; translated from the coding sequence ATGGATAATAATAACGAAACACAGGGTGGGGTTTTGGGCGTAGGAGACCGCATTAAAATTTTGAGAGCAGCACAAAACAGAACTATGCAGGAAGTTGCAGATGCTTGTGAGCTTTCAAAAAGTATGATTTCTAAAATAGAAAATAATAAGACTATACCATCAGTTGCAACTCTTGTCAAAATCGCCAAAGTCCTTGGAACAAATGTGTCAAATTTACTGGAGCAGGAAGGTTGGTCAAAAGCTATTGTAACTCCCAGGATTGAAGCTGAAGGAGGATTGGTAAAAACAGAAAAAGGATATTCTATATTTCCATATGCTTCGGAGTTTCATGGAAAGAAAATGCAGCCGTTTCTCTTTGTGGTAAAAAAGGATGAAGTAATTCCTCATTTACTTTCCCATGATGGAGAAGAATTTGTTTTTGTAGTTGATGGCGCTATGAAAATGCAGGTTGGAGACTCAGAATATCTGTTGAAAACAGGGGACAGTTTGTATTTTAATTCAACACAACGTCATGGTATAATGCCTGTTTCAGATGAGGTTACTTATATAGATATTTTTGTTTAA
- a CDS encoding c-type cytochrome has translation MLRRNICKIILLTILANHSFAQEIEVKPNAGLILPDKFKAELIADNLGRTRHLVITPSNGIYVRLARLKDGVGTLYLEQKDSKATVKAKFGNFGGTGVFLKNGYLYTASNSEIFRYKLNERFEVIAPDNPEKLVTGLVDKGTHETKSIAIDDAGNMYIPIGCPSNSCQEQDRQMGSMGIPDCPLLKNSGGVWMFRSDKLNQTYDDGIRYATGLRNVVGVDWNKQNNQLYVMQHGRDQLNTIFPELYTSKQNAELPAECMFALNKNDDAGWPYIYYDQIQKKKIQAPEYGGDGKKEGSSKYIDPVVAFPGHLAPNALLFYSGDQFPARYKNGAFIAFHGSWNRAPEPQKGYFVVFQPFKDGKPYGDWEIFADNFAGSAEKAAIGRAERRPCGLAQGPDGALYVCDDAKGGIFKISYNEGANVESKKQPESKAIVTNDVKKQSTVVKVPAKTVALKPVVKAGVPNSLAKSIASGKTIYNQSCVTCHMADGGGVQSLNPPLAKTTYVLGSSSRLINVLLKGMSKQAIDGEIYSNVMPSFSYFTDKQIADVLTYVRNSFGNKASAVTAEQVKSARTKKKYE, from the coding sequence ATGTTAAGACGTAATATTTGTAAAATAATATTGTTAACAATTCTGGCAAATCATTCTTTTGCTCAGGAAATTGAAGTAAAGCCGAATGCAGGATTAATACTTCCGGATAAATTCAAAGCAGAGTTAATAGCCGATAATCTTGGGCGGACACGTCATCTGGTGATAACTCCTTCGAATGGAATTTATGTTCGTTTAGCCCGATTAAAAGACGGTGTAGGAACTTTATATCTTGAACAAAAGGATTCAAAAGCAACTGTTAAAGCCAAGTTTGGTAATTTCGGAGGAACGGGAGTATTTCTTAAAAACGGCTACCTGTACACCGCTTCCAACAGTGAAATTTTTCGTTACAAGTTAAATGAGCGGTTTGAGGTAATAGCACCTGATAATCCCGAAAAGTTGGTAACAGGTCTTGTGGATAAAGGGACCCACGAAACAAAATCAATTGCAATTGATGATGCCGGAAATATGTATATTCCAATTGGTTGTCCGTCCAATTCCTGTCAGGAACAGGATCGCCAGATGGGTTCAATGGGTATTCCGGATTGTCCCTTGTTGAAAAATTCCGGTGGTGTGTGGATGTTTCGCAGTGATAAGTTAAATCAAACCTATGATGATGGAATTCGTTATGCCACGGGTTTACGAAATGTAGTTGGAGTAGACTGGAATAAACAAAATAACCAGCTTTATGTGATGCAGCATGGCAGGGACCAACTTAATACTATATTCCCAGAACTTTATACTTCGAAACAAAATGCAGAATTACCTGCAGAGTGTATGTTTGCTTTGAATAAAAATGATGATGCCGGTTGGCCTTATATTTATTATGATCAAATTCAAAAGAAGAAAATTCAGGCTCCTGAATATGGTGGTGATGGTAAAAAAGAAGGTTCATCCAAATATATAGATCCGGTTGTCGCATTTCCGGGGCATTTGGCACCCAATGCTTTATTGTTTTATTCGGGAGATCAGTTTCCGGCTCGTTATAAAAATGGTGCTTTTATAGCGTTTCATGGTTCTTGGAATCGTGCTCCAGAACCTCAAAAGGGGTATTTTGTAGTATTTCAGCCTTTTAAAGATGGTAAACCTTATGGGGATTGGGAAATCTTCGCTGATAATTTTGCAGGATCAGCAGAGAAGGCAGCTATAGGCAGGGCAGAACGAAGACCTTGTGGTTTGGCTCAAGGACCAGATGGAGCCTTATATGTTTGTGATGATGCAAAAGGAGGAATATTTAAGATTTCTTATAATGAAGGTGCAAATGTAGAATCTAAAAAGCAGCCAGAATCAAAAGCTATTGTTACGAATGATGTTAAAAAGCAATCAACTGTCGTAAAAGTTCCAGCAAAAACAGTTGCACTAAAGCCAGTTGTAAAAGCTGGAGTGCCAAACTCTCTTGCAAAATCAATCGCTTCTGGGAAAACTATATATAACCAATCATGTGTAACCTGTCACATGGCTGATGGTGGAGGTGTGCAAAGTTTAAACCCGCCTCTTGCAAAAACGACTTATGTTTTAGGTTCTTCTTCCCGTCTTATAAATGTTTTGTTAAAAGGAATGTCTAAGCAAGCCATTGACGGTGAAATATACAGTAATGTAATGCCTTCATTCAGTTATTTTACAGATAAGCAGATAGCTGATGTGTTAACCTATGTGAGAAATAGTTTTGGTAATAAAGCCAGTGCTGTTACCGCTGAACAAGTTAAAAGCGCAAGGACTAAGAAAAAATACGAATGA
- a CDS encoding response regulator, producing the protein MNILVVDDHPMTVEGYINTLSNAPFGLNSPIFSRAHNCKEAYLKILNYRAIKKSFDIAIIDKNLPAYEENEILSGSDLAHFIREMMPDCKIIMITAHTEIIIVYEIFKNIKPDGFFIKNDITPEKLQEGLMEIIKGEPYQSPMVKSCINEIWKKKLMVDDYNRQILIYLSKGFKIKELEDIITLTTSAIQKRIIRMKDVFEVSDDSSLVKEAIKQGFI; encoded by the coding sequence ATGAATATACTCGTAGTTGATGACCATCCAATGACTGTAGAAGGCTATATTAATACGCTTTCAAATGCTCCTTTTGGATTAAATTCACCCATTTTCTCAAGAGCACATAATTGTAAGGAAGCCTACTTAAAAATATTGAATTACAGAGCTATAAAAAAGTCATTTGACATTGCTATCATTGATAAAAATTTGCCAGCATATGAAGAAAATGAGATTTTATCTGGAAGTGATTTGGCTCATTTTATAAGAGAAATGATGCCTGATTGCAAAATCATCATGATTACAGCACACACCGAAATTATTATTGTTTATGAAATTTTCAAAAACATAAAGCCAGATGGATTTTTCATAAAAAATGACATTACTCCTGAGAAATTGCAAGAAGGTCTTATGGAAATCATTAAGGGTGAACCGTACCAAAGCCCTATGGTAAAAAGCTGTATTAATGAGATATGGAAAAAAAAGCTGATGGTTGACGACTACAATCGGCAAATTTTAATCTATTTATCTAAAGGTTTTAAGATAAAAGAGTTAGAAGATATTATTACTCTAACAACAAGCGCTATCCAAAAACGTATCATCCGAATGAAAGATGTCTTTGAGGTTTCTGACGACTCAAGCCTTGTAAAAGAAGCAATTAAGCAGGGTTTCATATAA
- a CDS encoding tetratricopeptide repeat-containing sensor histidine kinase, which yields MKIKYQILWSLIFFLLTISCQKDVDLEDKHAYKKGVVNLLNKIDTLDIKDSDKIIALDTLNRYLLKHENDSVNRNLLFKTANKYYFLGELEKYKKASKKALELSNLKKDSSHIAKSLCYIGNYYYDKSRYDSSFSYYVKSEKLYVALKDSLMLGTMALLKSSVLFENGNYAETETEAIKALRFFSKINRNDLKYHCYFQLACALKGLENYKKALSYYDLALNRLDVLEKAKYDKNKILISRLTCINNIGRIYEKMEDFPVAIQFYKKGLQTQNLKNELPRYYVMLHDNLCYSKMKMGDYRDVYKILTESLKVSDSIDAKSISASLKNNIGRYYLYKKDTVRALSTIKEGLALSKKIKYSELTLESLKLLMSNDSKDKNYFTNEYLRISDSLQKVERETRDKFARIAYETDLVEEENHTLSKQNAGIIVVASLILLFSFGFLIIYRLKTRNKELFLIKEQQEANEKIYQLLLKQQSETERVRNEERNRIAMELHDGVINSVFATRFNLMQLDSNEKERKELLIKELEKAEIEIRRVSHDLSKNSLFEDKSFTEMLTDLLKSQQNQSNTKFDLSLDKFIEWPLVSSANKMHIYRIIQEAIQNCNKYSKAKRCLIIILKTENKITIRIWDNGVGFNTEKARRGIGLRNMKERTNALNGELKITSEIGKGTTIEVVF from the coding sequence TTGAAAATAAAATATCAAATACTTTGGTCTCTAATTTTCTTCTTATTGACGATAAGTTGTCAAAAAGATGTTGATTTAGAGGATAAACATGCATATAAAAAAGGAGTTGTCAATCTTTTAAATAAGATAGATACTTTAGATATAAAAGATTCTGATAAGATAATTGCATTGGACACTCTCAATCGTTATCTGTTAAAACATGAAAATGATTCTGTCAACAGAAATTTGCTTTTTAAAACAGCCAATAAATATTATTTTTTGGGTGAACTTGAAAAATACAAGAAAGCATCTAAAAAAGCTTTGGAGCTGTCAAATCTAAAAAAAGACAGCTCGCATATAGCAAAATCATTATGCTATATCGGTAATTATTACTATGATAAATCACGATACGATAGTTCTTTCAGCTATTACGTTAAATCTGAAAAATTATATGTTGCTTTGAAAGATTCCTTAATGTTGGGAACTATGGCACTTTTGAAATCATCTGTCCTTTTTGAGAATGGAAATTATGCTGAGACGGAAACTGAGGCGATTAAAGCTTTAAGATTCTTTTCAAAAATTAATAGAAATGATTTAAAATACCATTGCTACTTCCAGCTAGCTTGTGCTTTGAAAGGTTTAGAAAACTATAAAAAAGCATTGAGTTATTATGATTTGGCTTTAAATCGATTGGATGTCCTTGAGAAAGCGAAATATGATAAAAATAAAATACTTATCAGTAGGCTGACCTGTATCAATAATATTGGGAGGATATATGAAAAAATGGAAGATTTTCCTGTGGCGATACAATTTTATAAGAAAGGGTTACAAACCCAAAATTTAAAAAATGAATTGCCAAGGTATTATGTAATGCTGCACGATAATCTTTGCTATTCCAAAATGAAAATGGGAGATTACCGTGACGTATATAAAATATTGACCGAATCATTAAAAGTAAGCGATAGTATAGATGCAAAGTCTATTTCGGCATCTTTGAAAAATAATATAGGGCGCTATTATCTTTATAAAAAAGATACCGTAAGGGCCTTAAGTACTATAAAAGAAGGATTGGCGTTATCCAAAAAGATAAAGTATAGCGAATTGACTTTAGAATCATTAAAATTATTAATGAGTAATGATAGTAAAGATAAAAACTATTTTACCAATGAATATTTAAGGATTTCTGACAGTTTGCAAAAAGTTGAAAGAGAAACGAGGGATAAGTTTGCCCGTATTGCCTATGAGACTGATTTGGTTGAAGAAGAAAACCATACACTATCCAAACAGAATGCGGGAATTATTGTTGTTGCGTCATTAATATTATTGTTTTCCTTCGGGTTTCTAATTATTTACCGACTTAAAACCAGAAACAAAGAACTATTTCTTATTAAAGAGCAGCAAGAAGCCAACGAAAAAATATATCAATTACTGTTAAAGCAACAATCAGAGACAGAGCGTGTTCGTAATGAAGAAAGGAATAGAATTGCTATGGAATTACATGACGGTGTAATTAATAGTGTTTTTGCTACTCGTTTTAATTTAATGCAATTGGATTCTAACGAAAAAGAAAGAAAAGAGTTGTTGATTAAAGAGCTGGAAAAAGCTGAAATCGAAATCAGAAGAGTTTCTCATGATTTAAGTAAAAACTCACTTTTTGAAGATAAAAGCTTCACTGAAATGCTAACTGATCTTTTGAAATCCCAGCAAAATCAGAGCAATACAAAATTTGATTTATCGCTTGACAAATTTATAGAGTGGCCATTAGTTTCAAGTGCCAATAAAATGCATATTTATCGCATTATTCAAGAAGCAATACAGAATTGCAATAAATACTCCAAAGCAAAAAGGTGTCTCATTATAATACTGAAAACAGAAAATAAAATAACTATTCGCATTTGGGACAATGGAGTTGGGTTCAATACCGAAAAGGCGAGAAGAGGTATTGGACTTAGGAATATGAAAGAAAGAACAAATGCATTGAATGGAGAATTAAAAATAACTTCCGAAATAGGAAAAGGAACAACGATAGAAGTTGTGTTTTAA
- a CDS encoding helix-turn-helix domain-containing protein, with protein sequence MNTFFCFFGFVNKNQSEKNAESIYLKKIGERLRYFRKEAGYTNSDTFAYDKKISRPQYGKYEAGANIQLNTLIRILKLMNVTLEEFFTGFNEY encoded by the coding sequence TTGAACACCTTTTTTTGTTTTTTTGGATTTGTCAATAAGAATCAATCAGAAAAAAACGCAGAATCAATCTATCTAAAAAAAATAGGAGAAAGATTAAGATATTTTAGAAAGGAGGCTGGCTACACAAACTCTGACACCTTTGCTTATGATAAAAAAATAAGTAGACCGCAATATGGCAAATATGAGGCTGGAGCAAATATTCAGTTAAATACACTTATAAGAATTTTGAAGTTGATGAATGTTACACTGGAAGAATTTTTCACTGGTTTCAATGAATATTAA
- a CDS encoding DNA-binding protein has product MDDNITKDDLRQFGVFLVEQFKQIIDNNKEENSLNPEWLKSRIVKKLMDMSAASLQNLRISGKVRSKKVLGSYYYNKSDLMNLFNDKN; this is encoded by the coding sequence ATGGACGATAATATAACAAAGGACGATTTAAGGCAATTTGGGGTATTCCTAGTTGAGCAGTTCAAACAAATCATAGACAACAATAAAGAAGAAAACAGCTTAAATCCGGAATGGCTTAAAAGCCGTATTGTCAAAAAATTGATGGATATGTCTGCTGCATCGTTACAGAATCTCCGGATATCGGGGAAAGTGCGCTCCAAAAAAGTTTTAGGATCTTATTATTACAACAAATCGGATTTAATGAATCTATTCAACGATAAAAACTAA
- a CDS encoding OmpH family outer membrane protein gives MKNPPMLVAVAAVVLSVLAIYYAKSSSQLVYVDVNKLITGYEKTKVAKAEFDKKANLMRSNVDSLVANWQKELKNYEKERTTFSPKELKLKQELLTNKQQQINGYQEAIQKKIQEEDKRVTQTVINDINDYIKEYGKDHNYKIIFGASGGGNIMYADESTDLTEEVLKGLNAEYGEK, from the coding sequence ATGAAAAATCCCCCTATGTTAGTTGCTGTTGCGGCTGTTGTTTTAAGTGTTTTAGCGATTTATTATGCCAAGTCAAGTTCTCAGTTGGTCTATGTTGATGTAAATAAATTGATTACGGGTTATGAGAAAACCAAAGTAGCCAAAGCGGAATTCGATAAAAAAGCCAATTTAATGCGATCAAATGTGGATTCGTTGGTAGCTAATTGGCAAAAGGAACTGAAAAATTACGAAAAGGAGAGAACAACGTTTTCGCCAAAGGAATTAAAGTTGAAGCAGGAACTGTTGACTAACAAGCAGCAGCAAATTAATGGATACCAGGAAGCGATCCAGAAAAAAATCCAAGAAGAAGACAAAAGGGTAACTCAAACTGTGATTAATGATATTAACGATTATATCAAAGAGTACGGCAAAGATCATAATTACAAAATAATTTTTGGTGCCAGTGGAGGGGGTAATATCATGTATGCCGACGAATCCACAGATTTAACTGAAGAAGTTTTAAAGGGATTGAATGCAGAATATGGTGAAAAATAG